One Nocardia iowensis DNA window includes the following coding sequences:
- a CDS encoding aminotransferase class I/II-fold pyridoxal phosphate-dependent enzyme produces the protein MGPHRFRNNQRMVPASETAWQVVADNGMLDIRVDASNGQNRLRDARTGHEFVNLASCSYLGLNSHPTVIEAGIAALREQNITGLAMAECRIRLDVMHQLEEELSELFGARVLPSISCGVLSAAVLPLLGSGHLTDTDPLVVVFDRFAHFSMNFVKPIVADEALVLTCPHNDMAFLEDVCKKYPRVAYVCEGVYSTGGRADLTGIKSLQERYGMYVYLDDSHGLSTEGPNGAGYARSVFDELDDRTMIVASIAKAFGSTGGIAMIGSSGKFDFLYRTGPMGWSQGLRTAAVGTTRGSIAVHRTPELVARQRQLAENIDIFDRRMKDRAVRGVGSHIKFVTVGDNDRAVRLSTELYRRGYYCSAMFFPIVARGQAGVRMMLRGDMTSTMTDDFVTVLEDVLDEFA, from the coding sequence ATGGGACCGCACCGGTTCCGGAACAACCAGCGGATGGTCCCGGCGAGCGAGACGGCATGGCAGGTCGTCGCCGACAACGGGATGCTCGATATCCGCGTCGACGCCAGCAACGGCCAGAACCGACTGCGCGATGCCCGGACCGGGCACGAGTTCGTCAACCTCGCGTCGTGTTCCTACCTGGGGCTGAACAGTCACCCGACGGTCATCGAGGCCGGCATCGCGGCGCTGCGGGAGCAGAACATCACCGGACTTGCCATGGCGGAGTGCCGAATTCGATTGGATGTGATGCATCAGCTGGAGGAGGAGCTTTCCGAGCTGTTCGGCGCGCGGGTGTTGCCGTCGATCTCCTGCGGGGTGCTCAGTGCCGCCGTCTTGCCTCTGCTGGGGTCGGGGCACCTGACCGACACCGATCCGCTGGTTGTCGTGTTCGACAGGTTCGCGCATTTCTCGATGAACTTCGTCAAGCCGATCGTGGCGGATGAAGCGCTGGTCCTGACGTGTCCGCACAACGACATGGCGTTCCTCGAGGACGTGTGCAAGAAGTATCCCCGCGTGGCCTATGTCTGCGAGGGCGTCTATTCCACCGGTGGTCGTGCCGACTTGACGGGCATCAAGTCCCTGCAGGAGCGGTACGGAATGTACGTCTACCTGGACGATTCGCACGGATTGTCGACCGAAGGCCCGAACGGTGCCGGTTACGCCCGGTCAGTGTTCGATGAACTCGACGACCGGACAATGATCGTCGCCTCGATCGCCAAGGCCTTCGGCAGCACCGGCGGCATCGCGATGATCGGGTCATCCGGAAAGTTCGACTTCCTGTACCGGACCGGTCCGATGGGCTGGTCCCAGGGGCTGCGCACCGCCGCCGTCGGGACTACCCGAGGCAGCATCGCCGTCCATCGCACCCCCGAACTCGTTGCGCGCCAACGTCAGCTGGCGGAGAACATCGACATCTTCGATCGTCGGATGAAGGACCGCGCCGTCCGCGGCGTCGGATCGCACATCAAGTTCGTCACCGTGGGCGACAACGACCGGGCAGTGCGGCTGTCCACCGAGCTGTACCGGCGCGGCTACTACTGCTCGGCAATGTTCTTCCCGATCGTGGCGCGCGGGCAGGCCGGCGTCCGAATGATGCTGCGCGGCGACATGACCAGCACGATGACGGACGACTTCGTCACTGTCCTCGAGGACGTATTGGACGAGTTCGCATGA
- a CDS encoding ornithine cyclodeaminase family protein gives MSSVRLVRVLAESMREGLRSGAVGRMLVPVRETIEDATGTKFLSMPAVSPDHDLYINKVATIAAAPGHGTTVTSVVPMFAASTGRFLGTLDGAAVTNLKCAAVTALVTDRCAAPESRVLGIIGSGVQARQQFLGVSAIRDLTEVRIWSRDAGHAAAFAGDVAAADPTVNVVVCDSAEHASRGVDVLSTATTSMSPLPISAELPAHVHINCMGAHTTESREIPVELLRSSVVIVEDLRTAIAEAGESHSTAIELDTLVTTDPADFRDRRTVFASTGCAYLDLITCAQLAAQHDAEDFWTASLPL, from the coding sequence ATGTCGTCCGTCCGGCTCGTCCGGGTATTGGCCGAGTCGATGCGCGAGGGGCTGCGCAGCGGTGCTGTCGGTCGGATGCTGGTCCCGGTCCGGGAAACCATCGAGGACGCCACCGGAACGAAGTTCCTCTCGATGCCCGCCGTGTCGCCCGACCACGACCTCTACATCAACAAGGTCGCGACGATCGCCGCCGCGCCGGGTCACGGCACGACCGTGACCTCGGTGGTGCCGATGTTCGCCGCTTCCACCGGACGATTCCTCGGCACCTTGGACGGCGCCGCGGTCACCAACCTGAAATGCGCTGCCGTGACGGCTTTGGTGACCGACCGGTGCGCAGCGCCGGAAAGCCGGGTCCTGGGGATCATCGGGTCGGGCGTACAGGCTCGCCAGCAGTTCCTCGGGGTGTCCGCGATACGCGACCTCACCGAGGTCCGCATCTGGTCCCGCGACGCGGGCCACGCCGCAGCGTTCGCCGGTGACGTCGCGGCGGCCGACCCGACAGTGAATGTGGTCGTCTGTGACTCGGCCGAGCACGCCAGCCGCGGTGTCGACGTCCTGTCGACCGCGACCACCTCGATGTCTCCCCTGCCGATCTCGGCGGAGCTGCCCGCGCACGTGCACATCAACTGCATGGGCGCGCACACCACCGAGTCACGCGAAATACCGGTCGAGCTGCTCCGTTCCAGCGTCGTGATCGTCGAGGACCTGCGCACCGCGATCGCCGAGGCGGGTGAGAGTCACAGTACCGCAATCGAACTCGACACTCTCGTGACAACGGATCCCGCCGATTTCAGGGACAGGCGGACGGTTTTCGCCTCCACCGGGTGCGCATATCTGGACCTGATCACCTGCGCCCAACTGGCCGCTCAGCACGACGCGGAGGACTTCTGGACAGCGAGTCTTCCCCTGTGA
- a CDS encoding amidase, which yields MADGVAARPSTALHELSVPEAGALLRAGELTSVELTRHALDRIARLDSALHAFILVTEESALQRARAADRDLRAGVDRGPMHGIPYALKDIFDAEGVPTTNASWLCVDHVAGADSTVERRLRAGGAVGLGKLTTFEFALGGPSFELPFPPARNPWSDEHVPSGSSSGAGAAVAAGLVRAAVASDTSGSIRGPAFHCGVVGLKPTYGRVSGHGAQPLSHTLDHFGTLSWTVGDTAALLQVLAGADPADPRTADTPDPNYLATLNHGVAGLRVASAPGWYAEDPSTMPEILAGIEEALGVLDGLGATVGQVTLPPYDVFNGCGRVIFGAEAFATYEDDLRKHPRSFARYTYQRMMPGAGLGAADLLRAYDVRRWLIQQLDEIVFGQHDVLVMASGQTTAARWGDFPENWPPPKLVNDMLAIPFNVTGHPALSLPIGFAANGLPIGLHIIGRAFDEATVFRVASALEAALGQRHRRPPEPSEVASAEGNRRI from the coding sequence ATGGCTGACGGAGTGGCGGCTCGGCCGTCTACCGCGCTGCACGAGCTGTCGGTTCCGGAGGCGGGGGCGTTATTACGCGCGGGTGAGCTGACTTCGGTGGAGCTTACCCGGCACGCGCTCGACCGGATCGCCCGGCTCGATTCCGCGCTGCACGCCTTCATCCTGGTGACGGAGGAGAGCGCGCTGCAACGTGCGCGAGCAGCCGATCGAGACTTGCGAGCCGGCGTCGATCGCGGTCCGATGCACGGGATTCCGTACGCGTTGAAGGACATCTTCGACGCGGAGGGGGTGCCGACCACCAATGCCTCATGGCTCTGCGTCGACCACGTGGCCGGTGCGGACAGCACGGTCGAGCGGCGCCTGCGGGCCGGGGGTGCGGTCGGTCTCGGCAAGCTGACCACCTTCGAGTTCGCGCTCGGCGGCCCGAGTTTCGAGTTGCCGTTCCCGCCCGCACGCAACCCGTGGAGCGATGAGCACGTGCCGAGTGGTTCGTCGTCGGGTGCGGGTGCCGCGGTCGCCGCCGGACTGGTCCGTGCCGCCGTCGCCTCCGATACCAGCGGATCGATCCGCGGCCCGGCATTCCACTGCGGCGTGGTCGGGCTCAAACCGACCTACGGCCGAGTGTCCGGGCATGGCGCTCAGCCGCTTTCGCATACCCTGGACCACTTCGGCACGCTGAGCTGGACAGTCGGCGACACGGCCGCACTGTTACAGGTGCTCGCGGGCGCCGATCCGGCCGATCCGCGCACAGCCGACACTCCGGACCCGAACTACCTTGCGACGCTGAACCATGGCGTCGCCGGGCTGCGCGTAGCCAGTGCGCCGGGCTGGTACGCCGAAGATCCCTCGACGATGCCCGAGATCCTCGCCGGAATCGAGGAGGCGCTCGGGGTGCTCGACGGCCTGGGTGCGACGGTCGGGCAAGTCACCTTGCCCCCGTACGACGTATTCAACGGGTGCGGCCGCGTCATCTTCGGTGCGGAGGCGTTCGCCACCTATGAGGACGATCTGCGCAAGCACCCACGCTCTTTCGCGCGCTACACCTATCAGCGCATGATGCCAGGAGCCGGACTCGGGGCGGCGGATCTGTTGCGCGCCTATGACGTTCGGCGATGGCTGATCCAGCAACTCGACGAGATCGTTTTCGGTCAGCACGACGTCCTGGTCATGGCATCCGGCCAGACCACCGCCGCCCGATGGGGCGATTTCCCCGAGAACTGGCCGCCACCAAAGCTGGTCAACGACATGCTCGCCATTCCGTTCAATGTCACCGGTCATCCGGCGCTGTCGCTGCCCATCGGGTTCGCCGCGAACGGCCTGCCCATCGGCCTGCATATCATCGGACGCGCGTTCGACGAGGCGACGGTGTTCCGCGTGGCGTCGGCGCTGGAAGCCGCACTGGGACAACGCCATCGACGTCCGCCAGAACCTTCGGAAGTCGCCTCGGCAGAGGGGAACCGTCGGATATGA
- a CDS encoding TIGR03621 family F420-dependent LLM class oxidoreductase, giving the protein MKPFHFATPAASGVVSPKAIQETARFAESVGFGTLVLPDHLDVPYAPIPLLTAAALATERIRVCPYVLNVDFRHPAVAAQELATLDLLSEGRLTIGLGAGWNRPEYLTTGIPFEPVGVRVTRVREAVAVLKGCFGDKPFSYAGDNYTITEHDGQPKPFHPAGPPFLLGGGGRKMLASAAQLADIVGLAPRVPPSRPGGVFFEPASITFAATAEKIAWIRKAAGERFDELELSTYASAIHPSALPVTVTDNALAIARSCVDDICSRTGAELTVDEYLDSPHVWIGTIDQLTEKCLSLRERLGISHFMLGPPRVCAELVERLAGQ; this is encoded by the coding sequence ATGAAGCCGTTTCACTTCGCCACACCGGCTGCCTCCGGCGTGGTGAGCCCGAAGGCGATACAGGAGACTGCTCGATTCGCCGAGTCGGTGGGATTCGGGACGCTGGTCCTTCCGGATCACCTGGATGTGCCATACGCCCCCATCCCGCTGCTGACGGCGGCGGCGTTGGCCACCGAACGCATTCGCGTCTGCCCTTATGTCCTGAACGTCGACTTCCGGCATCCGGCCGTGGCCGCGCAGGAGCTCGCCACTCTGGATTTGTTATCCGAGGGAAGGCTGACCATCGGGTTGGGTGCGGGCTGGAACCGACCCGAATACTTGACGACCGGGATTCCATTCGAACCGGTCGGAGTGCGCGTTACCCGAGTGCGCGAAGCAGTCGCGGTACTCAAAGGCTGCTTCGGGGACAAGCCTTTCTCGTACGCCGGGGACAATTACACGATTACCGAGCACGACGGTCAGCCCAAACCCTTTCACCCGGCAGGTCCGCCGTTCCTGCTCGGCGGCGGGGGCCGGAAAATGCTGGCGTCAGCGGCACAGCTGGCCGATATCGTCGGGCTGGCGCCGCGAGTGCCCCCCAGCCGCCCTGGCGGCGTCTTCTTCGAGCCGGCCAGCATCACCTTCGCGGCGACGGCCGAGAAAATCGCCTGGATCCGCAAGGCGGCCGGCGAACGGTTCGACGAGCTGGAGTTGTCGACCTACGCCTCGGCGATTCATCCGTCCGCCCTGCCGGTCACGGTGACCGACAATGCGCTGGCCATCGCGCGGAGCTGCGTCGACGACATCTGCTCCCGCACCGGCGCGGAATTGACCGTAGACGAGTACCTGGACTCGCCGCACGTATGGATAGGCACGATCGACCAATTGACCGAAAAGTGCCTGTCATTGCGAGAACGCCTAGGGATCAGTCATTTCATGCTGGGACCGCCGCGGGTCTGCGCCGAACTGGTCGAGCGGTTGGCCGGACAGTAG
- a CDS encoding MFS transporter yields the protein MSIVRYAEKFERKTRSRVDRKRSSAGVQCAVLYFLFFVMGTEGYLMPPILPTIAADLKVSVPLAAAAATAFVVAYAVFGPPLGVLSDVLPKRGPILVGMALFAVTNICVGLAQNLPQLVVARVLMGVSAAVATPAAWAHLSEVCPPGRRGRAVARGFAAYGLGQVIGVPLGAFGTLAVGWRLPYIVIGVGFLLVLLCAWRTVDTIHPRDTVMRWSNLFRPLLSPVVCLALAATFAVMAGRLGAFTYLGALLEMRFGFDVVASGLVGVLVGVTVIAGSLLSGSLIDIQRRSGRSEAWVMVASSLIFAAAVAIAVLSGALWLFLVALVLWCLAGSVFYSAQQAYLANMRSDTRTTLVAWHSTVMSFGNASGNTILGSVPIGGGAFAAIAAGLGVLGAALAFSVMRVQRLRNSAPHGPTRKATSVTVGR from the coding sequence ATGAGCATCGTTCGATATGCCGAGAAATTCGAGCGGAAGACGCGCTCACGCGTAGACCGCAAGAGGTCGAGCGCGGGCGTGCAGTGCGCGGTGTTGTATTTCCTGTTTTTCGTGATGGGCACCGAGGGCTACTTGATGCCGCCGATCCTGCCGACAATCGCCGCGGACCTGAAGGTATCGGTACCACTGGCCGCCGCGGCGGCCACCGCGTTCGTGGTGGCGTACGCGGTGTTCGGGCCGCCGCTCGGTGTGCTGTCGGACGTTCTCCCCAAGCGGGGGCCGATCCTTGTCGGGATGGCGCTGTTCGCGGTCACCAATATCTGCGTCGGCTTGGCGCAGAACCTCCCCCAGCTGGTCGTCGCCCGAGTGCTGATGGGAGTCAGCGCGGCAGTCGCCACCCCGGCGGCGTGGGCGCACCTGTCCGAGGTCTGTCCCCCTGGGCGGCGTGGACGTGCGGTCGCCCGCGGTTTCGCGGCGTACGGGCTCGGCCAAGTGATCGGTGTCCCGCTGGGGGCCTTCGGCACGCTCGCCGTCGGGTGGCGCCTGCCCTACATCGTCATCGGCGTCGGCTTCCTGCTCGTGCTGCTGTGCGCGTGGCGGACGGTCGACACGATCCACCCGCGCGATACCGTCATGCGCTGGTCGAATCTGTTCCGGCCCTTGCTGTCTCCCGTGGTGTGTCTGGCGTTGGCCGCCACGTTCGCGGTAATGGCGGGACGGCTGGGCGCTTTCACCTATCTCGGCGCACTGCTGGAGATGCGGTTCGGATTCGACGTGGTCGCAAGTGGGCTGGTCGGTGTCCTGGTCGGCGTCACCGTCATCGCGGGTTCGCTGCTGAGCGGATCGCTGATAGACATCCAACGCCGGAGCGGCCGAAGCGAAGCCTGGGTGATGGTGGCGAGTTCGCTCATCTTCGCGGCGGCCGTGGCAATAGCGGTGCTCAGCGGAGCGCTATGGCTCTTCCTCGTCGCACTGGTGCTCTGGTGTCTGGCGGGCAGCGTGTTCTATTCGGCGCAACAGGCATATCTGGCGAATATGCGCTCCGATACCCGAACCACCCTGGTTGCTTGGCACAGCACCGTCATGAGCTTCGGAAACGCTTCGGGCAACACCATTCTCGGCAGTGTCCCGATCGGCGGCGGCGCGTTCGCCGCGATTGCCGCGGGACTTGGCGTACTCGGCGCGGCTTTGGCGTTCTCGGTCATGCGGGTGCAGCGCCTGCGGAACTCCGCGCCCCATGGTCCGACCCGTAAAGCGACCTCGGTGACTGTTGGCAGGTAG
- a CDS encoding radical SAM protein: MLHLLALEINVVTHCNLSCVGCSHSSPAAAEGFADVATVGRDFSALADVVEPVYVRLVGGEPLLHPELDQIIGAIRSAMPHAIIRLYTNGTRIDKGTSPWLAALDELLVSVYPRAAVPDSTLRHLAAECATANTTLLVERFFAFRASRPTRQLTATEARQVFQTCQMAHAKSAHIVQDGHVYLCPMSAPATIARHDGPSCRIEPHDTLEHRLSAFLNRKDPLAKCHNCLGTVGSRLPHAMASRKTWVELSTRGEIDYSHMDVLLRDPDSNNFCSVAETW, from the coding sequence ATGCTCCATCTGTTGGCGCTGGAGATCAATGTCGTGACGCACTGCAATCTTTCCTGCGTGGGATGCAGCCATTCGAGTCCGGCGGCGGCGGAAGGCTTCGCCGACGTTGCCACGGTCGGCCGGGATTTCTCGGCGCTGGCCGATGTCGTCGAGCCGGTCTATGTGCGGCTCGTCGGCGGCGAACCGCTGCTGCATCCGGAGTTGGACCAGATCATCGGGGCCATCAGGTCGGCGATGCCGCATGCGATTATCCGGCTGTACACCAACGGCACTCGTATCGATAAGGGAACGTCACCGTGGCTCGCCGCCCTCGATGAGTTGCTTGTCTCGGTGTATCCCAGAGCAGCCGTTCCCGATTCGACACTGCGCCATCTGGCCGCCGAATGCGCCACGGCAAATACCACCCTGCTGGTAGAACGATTCTTCGCTTTCCGCGCCAGCCGCCCGACCCGCCAGCTGACCGCCACCGAAGCACGCCAGGTATTCCAGACCTGCCAGATGGCGCACGCGAAGAGCGCGCACATCGTCCAGGACGGGCATGTCTATCTGTGCCCGATGTCGGCGCCCGCCACCATTGCCCGGCACGACGGTCCGTCCTGCCGCATCGAACCCCACGACACCCTCGAACACCGACTCAGCGCCTTCCTCAACCGCAAGGACCCATTGGCCAAGTGCCACAATTGCCTCGGCACCGTGGGGTCGCGACTGCCGCATGCGATGGCCTCTCGAAAGACCTGGGTCGAGTTGAGCACCCGCGGCGAGATCGACTACTCGCATATGGACGTCTTGCTGCGCGATCCGGACTCGAACAATTTCTGCTCTGTCGCCGAGACCTGGTGA